A segment of the Tsukamurella tyrosinosolvens genome:
CGTTGACGCTGACCTGCCCGGCCTCGAGCTCCCGCGCGATGGCCTCGCCGCGCGCCGCGTCGGTCCAGACGCTCGCGGCTAGGCCGTACGGGGTGGCGTTCGCGAGGTCGACGGCGTGGTCGGCGTCGACGGCCGTCATCACCGCAGCGACGGGGCCGAAGGTCTCCTCCGCGCACGCCGCCATCCCCGGGCGCACCCCGGTGAGCAGAGTGGGCGGATAGAAGAACCCCGGGCCGTCCGGCACCGTCCCGCCCAACAGGCACGTGGCGCCGGCGGTGACGGTCTCCGTGACCTGGCGATGCAGGTTGTCCCGCAGGTCTTCCCGTGCGATCGGGCCGACCTGGGTGTCGTCCTGCCGGGGATCGCCCATCCGCAGGGCGGCGAGCCGGGCACGCAGGGCCTCGACGAGCTCGTCGTGCACGGACCGCTCGACGATGATGCGCTTCGCCGCGATGCAGGACTGCCCGGCGTTGATGATCCGGGACAGGGCGAGCACCTCCGCGGCGGCCTCGATGTCGGCGTCCGCCAACACGATCGACGGGTCCGAGCCGCCCAGTTCGAGCACAGCTGGTTTGATCTCCGACGCCGCCACGGACGCGACCGCGGCGCCCGCGCGGTCGGAGCCGGTGAAGGAGACGGCGCGGATCCGGCGGTCGCGGATCACTCCCGCCACGTCGGGCGTCGCCGCCGGGAGCGAGGCGAAGACCCCGTCGGGCGCCCCGACGGCGCGGAAGGCGCCGGCGATCGCGGCGGCGCACCCCGGGACGTGCGGATCGTGCTTCATGACCGCGGTGTTGCCCGCCATGAGCGCGGGCGCGCAGAACCGGAAGGCCAACCAGAAGGGCGCGTTCCACGGCAGCACGCCGAGCACCGGGCCGATCGGCAGGTACTGCACGTAACTGGAGGTGGCGTCGGATTCGACGGTCTCCGCGGCCAGGTACTGCTCGCCGTGGTCGGCGTAGTGTTCGGCTGCCCACGCCGCCTTGATCACCTCGCCCCGCGCCTCGGTGATGGGCTTGCCCATCTCCTCGGTCATCACGTAGGCGTAATCCTCGACGCCGCGGCGCAGTTCGGCCCCCACCGCGCGCAGCAGCTGCGCCCGCTCGGCGAAGCCCGCCCGCCGCCAGTCGTGGTACGCCGTCTCGGCGCGCTCGAGCGTCGTCTCGATCTCGACGGGGCCCGCGGCGGGCACCTCCCGCACGGGTTGCCCGG
Coding sequences within it:
- a CDS encoding NAD-dependent succinate-semialdehyde dehydrogenase, which gives rise to MTTMLTAIDPSTGQPVREVPAAGPVEIETTLERAETAYHDWRRAGFAERAQLLRAVGAELRRGVEDYAYVMTEEMGKPITEARGEVIKAAWAAEHYADHGEQYLAAETVESDATSSYVQYLPIGPVLGVLPWNAPFWLAFRFCAPALMAGNTAVMKHDPHVPGCAAAIAGAFRAVGAPDGVFASLPAATPDVAGVIRDRRIRAVSFTGSDRAGAAVASVAASEIKPAVLELGGSDPSIVLADADIEAAAEVLALSRIINAGQSCIAAKRIIVERSVHDELVEALRARLAALRMGDPRQDDTQVGPIAREDLRDNLHRQVTETVTAGATCLLGGTVPDGPGFFYPPTLLTGVRPGMAACAEETFGPVAAVMTAVDADHAVDLANATPYGLAASVWTDAARGEAIARELEAGQVSVNGIVKTDPRLPSGGIKRSGYGRELGRAGIHEFVNAQQVWVGPKRD